The following coding sequences lie in one Mucilaginibacter sp. KACC 22773 genomic window:
- a CDS encoding XRE family transcriptional regulator, which translates to MALQNVFWTSNLKLLRNRKKISQEDLARALDISRSKVAHHESDNHTNPPLEDLLKFSQYFKISIDSLLKVDLSKLGELKLRELETGNDIYISGGKIRVLSITVTPGNKENIEFVPIKAKAGYLAGYNDPDFIGQLPKFSFPHLAEKKTYRIFPTEGDSMLPIPENCMVITEYVQDWKMLNDTPCIVIMRAEQRFLFKMVTTQQDQLLLRSLNTLYEDQPVFAGDVLEVWRYHSHITDVLPTQELEMIELLKAVNEIRSDVKQLKAEQQN; encoded by the coding sequence ATGGCACTTCAAAATGTTTTTTGGACGAGCAATCTGAAATTGCTACGTAACAGAAAGAAAATCAGCCAGGAAGACCTTGCGAGAGCCCTTGATATATCCCGTTCTAAGGTCGCGCACCATGAAAGTGACAACCACACCAACCCTCCTTTAGAAGATCTGTTAAAATTTTCGCAATATTTTAAGATCAGCATTGATAGCTTGTTAAAAGTTGACCTGTCAAAATTAGGGGAGTTGAAATTACGTGAACTGGAAACTGGAAATGACATTTACATATCGGGGGGCAAAATTCGGGTGCTTTCAATTACGGTAACACCCGGTAATAAAGAGAATATAGAATTTGTACCGATAAAAGCAAAAGCCGGTTACCTCGCTGGCTATAATGATCCTGATTTTATTGGTCAGCTTCCTAAGTTTAGTTTCCCTCACCTGGCTGAAAAAAAAACGTACCGTATATTTCCAACGGAAGGTGACAGTATGTTACCAATTCCTGAAAACTGTATGGTGATAACAGAGTATGTGCAGGATTGGAAGATGTTGAACGATACGCCATGCATAGTAATTATGCGTGCTGAGCAACGTTTTCTTTTTAAAATGGTGACTACCCAACAAGATCAATTGCTCCTACGGTCCCTAAATACCCTTTATGAGGATCAGCCGGTATTTGCCGGGGATGTGCTGGAGGTTTGGAGGTATCATAGCCATATTACAGATGTATTGCCGACACAGGAATTGGAAATGATTGAGTTGCTAAAAGCGGTTAATGAAATACGGTCGGACGTAAAACAATTAAAAGCGGAACAACAAAATTAA